The Chlorocebus sabaeus isolate Y175 chromosome 20, mChlSab1.0.hap1, whole genome shotgun sequence genomic sequence TTGACAGGAAGGGCAGGGAGGCGTGGAATTGAAATGTTGACCTCTCAAAGCATTTATTGAGAGGGTTTTACTTTGGAGGTGAGTGAAGGGAGGGCAATAGTAATTTGAGGGTTGCCTTCTTGTTAGAACCTCTATAATTCAactttctttcctgccttccaCACTTCACATCTAGGGACATGAATGGTGAGCAATGGACACAGGAAACTGGAGCCAGGTAACAGAATTCATCATCTTGGGCTTCCCCCATCTCCAGGGTGTCCagatttatctctttctcttgttgCTTCTCGTTTATCTCACAACCATGTTGGGAAACCTGCTGATATTCCTGGTGGTCTGCCAGGACTCCCGGCTTCACACACCCATGTACCACTTTGTCAGCATTCTCTCCTTCTCAGAGCTTGGCTATACAGCTGCCACCATTCCTAAGATGCTCGGAAACTTGCTCAGTGAGAAAAAGACCATTTCATTCTCTGGGTGTCTCCTGCAGATCTATTTCTTTCACTCCCTTGGAGCGACTGAGTGCTATCTCCTGACAGCTATGGCCTACGATAGGTATTTAGCCATCTGCCGGCCCCTCCACTACCCAACCCTGATGAGCCCAACACTCTGTGCAGAGATTGCCATTGGCTGTTGGTTGGGAGGCTTGGCTGGGCCAGTAGTTGAAATTTCCTTGATTTCACGCCTCCCGTTCTGTGGCCCCAATCGCATTCAGCACATCTTTTGTGATTTCCCTCCTCTGCTGAGTTTGGCTTGCACTGATACGTCTATAAATGTCCTAGTAGATTTTGTTATAAATTCATGCAAGATCCTAGCCACCTTCTTGCTGATCCTCTGCTCCTATGTGCGGATCATCTGCACAGTGCTCAGAGTTCCGTCAGCTGCTGGCAAGAGGAAGGCCTTCTCCACGTGTGCCTCCCACCTCACTGTGGTTCTCATCTTCTATGGGAGCATCCTCTTCATGTATGTGCGGCTGAGGAGGAGTTACTCACTGGACTATGACCGGGCCCTGGCAGTGGTCTACTCAGTGCTCACACCCTTCCTCAATCCCTTCATCTACAGCCTGCGCAACAAGGAGATCAAGGAGGCTATGAGGAGGCAGCTAAAGAGAATTGGGATATTGGCATGAGTTGGGGCTGGGAGTACACCAAGGCTGAGCCTGAGGATATGGTGACCCCAGGGATCAACAGTGGCCAGAGACAAGAAACCAAAAATTCAGTGCTTTTCTATGTGGGGTGGTGGAGCTGCAGCAAGTGCTGACTGACTTTCAGTGTTACAGCGACCTTCATACTGTCTACTGGAGCCACATTCGGTTTGAGACCAGAGAAGAGGGAAAGTACACATGCCTTCAACATGATGTGGTGCAGTGGTTTTCAAAACTCAGATGTTTATGGGTCATacttaggatttttaaaaatctgtggggtttttttagaTTTGTATAGTATACAAGTATGCTATACTTGAAAGGTATAGTTTGTCACAGTTCTGTTTGGACAAGTTTCATGTACCTGTCTTAGTGGTCCTAATATCTATGCCCAGTGTAATGTAAGAAAGTATGGTAGTCGAGTCAGTGGCAAGAAATAGGATTACTTTTACATCAGACcatttttttatttaagagatggctaattattttttaaatctgtgtctTACCTATTATatatataggggtgtgtgtgtgtgtgtatatatatataggcatttTTCAAATTTACTTGACTTAATATAAATATAGGCAGTCATGTCCTAAACAAAATGtgctaaataaaatttagaatatgaAATTCATGATGTTTTTTGTACCACTTGTAATCATTTCATGTGGAGAAGACTGGTACAGTAGAAAAAAAGCATGTTTTTTGAACTCACATATATCTGGatttaaatcatattttgttCAGTCACTTGCTACTTACTTAATCTTTAGAAAGTAACTTAGCATCTCTgagtcttaatttcattatttgataACGATATTTTCTTGAAGAGTCTTTTGAATATTAGTGTTAAGATTTGTAAACCACAGTGCACAGTGTCTGACATGTAGGTGATAGTAAATAAATAAggacttacttttattttattctgcaagACCTCTCATCATTACTCTGAGTCTTAGAACAATATCtagtaaaacataaataaacaaaaatactttcCAGGTGTTTTCCCCAAAGGAAAAGAGCAAACTAGCCAGAAGGAATACTTGTCTAGTATACAAGTATAGTATACTTGAAAAGTATAGTTTGTCATAGTTCTGTTTGGACAAGTTTCATGTACTTGTCTTAGTGGTCCTAATATCTATGCCCAGTGTAATGTAGGAAAGTATGGGAGTCGAGTCAGTGGCAAGAAATAGGATTACTTTTACATCAGACCATTTCTTTATTTAAGAGATGGCTAATTATTTCTTGaaacatgtgaaaaataattctaaagtgTAGCATATGAAAGATCTGGGGATTTAATTAATAGCTAATATTATGTATTCTTTATGTGTCCTTCCACGAATGGAGGATCAAATATTAGCTACAAGAAATCTTTGAATTCTATAGAACTTCCTAAGAAGATCACAAAGTATTTTTAACACCACACTTTTAAAGGTATTCATCCATACATACATTCAATTTAACACATGTTTATTTAGCTCTTACTATATACCAGACACAGTGTCAGCCCTAcaaaagcaatgaacaaaacatatatatgttcagGTCTTATCTTTAGGGTGTTTTAAAAGAGTTGAGAATATAactattaaaattacaattaatttataattagttataattaattataattgtgGGAAGTAGTATTAAGATAAACATGCATTCTTTCCTTGAGAAACTTGCATTTAAACTGAAAACTGAAGAATAAGTCAGTTAGCCATTTTTATAAAAGCATGCATAGCAACTATTATATCTATTCTGAAATATTAGAAATTCAGAACTTGGTAGATGAAACAACTTGCCAAAACTATTGAGTAAGTCAGAGTCAGGGACTCTGAATCAAGAAAAGTATTCATGCTTCCAGGCTAGGTTTCTCTAATCTTTAAAAGGAccagggaaagaaagcaaaaggacTAAGATATAAAAGTAATAGTTTAAAACATAACAATCAGGTTATGGGTTTGGAAACAAAAATGCAGTGGCTGAGCGGCTGCCAGGGGTGCTTTGTTCCTTGGAACTTCACTCCCtgtttaaagaaaatgatttaaactGAGAGAATGATGTTCTTTGCCCCAGTTTTAGAGAAGCAGTGTTTAACCCCATATTCTGAGAATTTTTTACTCTTTCACTAAAGCATTCAATTACAAGACTGATAATTTTCCaagtccaaaataaaaataactgtgtCTTATGAAAGTTAataaatttttaacatgaaggaacaATGCTGCATCATAAATGGgactctatttctttctttctttctttctttcttttttttttttggagttggggtcttactctgttgaccAGGTCGGAGTGTATTGATCACTGCAgcgtcaaactcctggcctcaagcaatcctccctcctcagcctcctaaataattggtgttacaggcataagccatagCATTTTCTACCTGTGAAATGGTAAATTGCTGTTTTGTTTGTGTCAAAATATTATGTAACAGTTTCAGTTCTTGGCCCTGAGAAAGTTACTTTGTGAAATTTGGGGAACTCAGCTATTGCTACTAGGATTTCAGACAGCAGAAACGAAAGATTTAATAGCATCCTCTGGAGTTTTCCAACATGTTGGCCCTAAAGTAATTTTTGTCTCATAACAATAGTAAAAATAACTGCTAAACATTATAGGCAGTGTGCTcagtatttttatatgtatatatgattatatataaaaaacatatatatgtagtcTACAATCTATGAAACTCCCATATTATAGATAGAAATATTGAGACCCAGAACACCTGTGTCAGTTTTCAAGGTTGTAAAGCTGGTTAGTGGAAAAGCCATGATTCATGTTTAGACATTAGGATTTTGAAGTTCTCAGTCTTAATGAGACCTTAAGTCTACTCTaataaagagaagctttctggttATAGGAACTAGTTAACAATGGGAAGGCGACCTTAGTTAAACGTTCAAGCAGAGGCTAAATTACCTTTTTTGTCATATGCTGATGAGGAGTTCTTATATTTagatgtagaaaaaaatagatgtctttttttaacttttattctaagttcaggggtacgtgtTCAGGTTTGTAATATAGGTATACTTGTGTCAtagaggtttgttgtacagattatttcatgacCCAGggattaagcctagtacccattagttatttttttctgctcctctccctcctctcactctcCACTTTCTGGAAGTttccaatgtgtgttgttcccctccatgcgtccatgtgttctcatcatttagctcccacttataagtgagaacatgcagtactcggttttctgttcctgtgtttgctgaggataatggcctccaactccatcaatgtccctgcaaagaatatggtctcattcctttttatggctgcatagtattctatggtgtatatgtaccacattttctttacccagtctatcattgatgggcgtttgggttgattccatgcttttactattgtgaatagtggttcagtgaacatacacgtgcatgtgtctttataaaaaaatgctttatattcctttgggtatatatgcatctgacaaaggtctaatatccaacatctataaggaacttaaacaaatttacaacagaaaacaaacagcccGATTAAGAagtaggcaaagaacatgaacagataccatctcacaccagtcagaatggctattattaaaatatcaaaaaataacagatggtaGCGAgactgtagagaaaaaggaatgcttatacactgtagatgggagtgtaaattcgttcagccattgtggaagacagtgtggtgattcttcaaagacctaaagacagaactaGATGTCTTCCAAGGTAACTTCAGGTTCAGAGCAAATGAGGACAAATGACTATTCTTTTACACAGATGACCTTAAGGAAAAGGTAAGAACGCCAAACTAATAGGAGAGAGCCCTATACTGAACTAGGGCTGGCACTAAGAAGAACTTAAGGGGGGTACCTAAAAATAAAGCCTGAAGGATCTGGATAGACTTATTATTTTAGCCTGTCTCCTTTGAGTTCTGTTTCCACTTGGGTGGCAAGTTTTCCATTCTTTACTCCTTCTCCTTCTGTTATCTTAGGCCGATATGTGCATTGCTTATCATTGACCTCAAAGGCTGACCCTTCTCACTCTATCTCATTTCTTCCCACAGGCCTTGATCCACCAATTCTCTCAGCCAGCCCAACCTGTCAGTCAGTTGGTGCACTAGCCAAGAACAAAGCTTGGATAGTTGACAGATAATCTGCAGAATTATATACTGTGTTCTGGCAATCAGAAGGATGAGAAAATGTTTCTGCTATAAGTGAACCCCTACTTAGTCTAATGAGAGATGTGGGACAAACAAAACTATATTAAtagcaagagaaacaaaaagaaaaaaaacatatcaaaataagGGTCAATATTGGTCCTAAAATCAGTGCCAGAGATATTAGTGTGAGCAATCTTTCTTAAAGACTGCAGTAGTTTGGAACCAGGTTGAGAAGCTGGGGGCaacagtattaaaaaataattatttctgagGTTCAGTCATAAAGGTTAAGGATATCTTTGTGAAAAGAATCAATGTGCAGGgttgagagagagaagagaattaAAAAGGGTACACATCTAAAGAGGTTtgaagcacacacaaaaaaacttcagAAGGTTTAGAGGAAATAAAATGGCCTAGGGTTGGGAACAATGAGTCCATAGGGATTATCTCATCTCATgacaagaaaaacattaaattttatgGGTAATGACATTCTCATTAATAGCAGCAATGATGATTCATTAGACTCCAAGGCCTCCAAAGGCAAGACCACTCATATGATAGCCACTAAGTGAATCCTCTGCACCTAACAGTGTGTCATAGAATTTCtactcaaacttttaaaaaataaataaatcttgatGACTCGAGGAATAAACCCTTTCACCACTTAATGTATGATAATTTGTCATTACATTTACTTATTGAATACCATATTTCCTTTAGAACTTTTCTTAAGTTTACGGATTAGGATGAAAGTCTGTGAACTAGGTATGAGATCATGGTCAATAAAGACATGGCTCTGGGACCAGACATAATGAATTTCTGCCTTAGattcaaaataattatctctGTGTACTTGGACTAGTTATTGCAACTCTGTGTATCATGTTTCTCATGTAAAAAgttcatatttattaaatagaattgTTGatgataaatgagataatacatgttagGAAATTGTTAAAAATGAGTATTAAATAGCCTCAGGACTAGAAATGATCTTAGTGATCATCCAGCACAGCTGTTCCTAAATCTTACCCATCATCTGAATTTTCTGGGagatttttagaaatgcaaaaggcCAGGCTTCACTTTCAGATTTTCTGAACCACAAATGTTAATGATCAGTTTGAGCAATCACTGATCTAATCCAATCACATAATTATAGAGGAAGCTGAAGGCCAGCAAATTAAGTGGATCATCCAAAATGGCACAACTTAGTGTCAGAAAAAGGTATAAAATACGGTCCTTAAATCTCCTTGTCCCATAGTCTTTCCATGATGCCACAATCACATGAGGGCTGGGGAATTCATGGAGGAAAGAATCATTACCTCCTAGGACTCATTGAAAACTGGTAAGGTTTCATTAAACTTTGGGGAAAAGAAGTTTGCATAATTTAGCTTTTGAACATCAAGTaaattacacaaaattatatatttattggggACAGAGAATACAGTAGAGTACCTAAGGTTAAATCCCAACTCTGTCACTACGTGTATGAACATAGGCAAGTCATTATTCTGTGAGCTTTAGTTTCAAGATTTAAATAATAGTGATCCCCGACCCATTTACTTCAGAGTATTTTAGATTTCAAGAGGATTTATACCtgtgaaaatactttaaatagtAATGTGCTCAAGACATGTAGTAGactgttattgttattaatttttgtgGAACCCCTTGGGGTCTAAAATTCTGTAACACATCATGTACATAATCAGTTCATGTTTGCTGAAATGAGTTTGGG encodes the following:
- the LOC103223773 gene encoding olfactory receptor 6N1, which produces MDTGNWSQVTEFIILGFPHLQGVQIYLFLLLLLVYLTTMLGNLLIFLVVCQDSRLHTPMYHFVSILSFSELGYTAATIPKMLGNLLSEKKTISFSGCLLQIYFFHSLGATECYLLTAMAYDRYLAICRPLHYPTLMSPTLCAEIAIGCWLGGLAGPVVEISLISRLPFCGPNRIQHIFCDFPPLLSLACTDTSINVLVDFVINSCKILATFLLILCSYVRIICTVLRVPSAAGKRKAFSTCASHLTVVLIFYGSILFMYVRLRRSYSLDYDRALAVVYSVLTPFLNPFIYSLRNKEIKEAMRRQLKRIGILA